The Thermovibrio guaymasensis genomic interval GGGTGTTTGTCCTTTCATCCGTTGCAAAGTGGAAGTAGTCCCTTCCTGGAATTGGGAATGTTTTTGCTATATCAAAGGCAAAGCCCTTTTCAAGGAGTGCCTTTAGTACTTTCTCAACGTCTTCAGCCCTTGCGTTTTTTAACTTGTAGGAAGCTATTTGAAGGCTTACCGGAGCCCTATCAAGCCTGTTCAAAACTGTTATTAGCTTGTGGATGTTCTTCTCTTTATCGGTTACTATTATGGCGTTTGAATCCCTTACTATACTCACCTTTCCGACTCTTGAAAGCATGTTCCTCGCCATTGAGTGTAAGTTTGCTACTAGTAGGTGTTTTGGTATATAGATGTACGTAAGGACCTTATCTCCACCGTCAATTTTTCCCCTTGCGACCGTTGCTGACTCTCTTGCAACTTGGTTGTTCCTCACTATCTTCACGTAGTGGCCGTAATCAACAACTTGGTATCCCAGCTCGTCAAGGGCTGCAACGTAGAGGTTGAAGAGCTCTTTCCTTGGAATGGGCTGGGGGGAAATAACGGTTATCTTTCCCCTTAAACTTGGAGGAATTACGATATTTTTACCTGTGGCCTTACTAACTATCTTTGTAAAATCCTTTATATCAACTTCCTCAAAGTTAACCTGAACTGAGGAAGGTTCTTGAGATAGGGATTTTTCAGGGGCGCCCATCAGGGTTAAAATCGTATATAGGACCGATAGTTTCCTTCTCATCTTTCTCTCCCTATTCTATCTCGTAATTTAGTTTGACTTTTCTTCCTCTTCTTAAGACTGTTATAGTTATTGAATCAGCGTTCTTTAGCTTTTCAAAGGCTGCAAAAGAGTCTTCAGGTGTTCTTATCCTTATCTCATTTATGGAGAGGATAATATCCCCTGGCCTTATTCCAAGTTTATAGATAAAGCTTTTTGGGTTAACGTAGTTAACCTTTAACCCTTCAGGGTTCTTTACTGGAACGATGTTTATGTACTTGAGGAAATCTCCGGTTGAAATTTGATTAATGATTTCCTTCCTCCTTATGAAGAAGGTTTTTCCATTTTCGTAGGCTCTCTTTCTCTCTAAAGTTTCCTTTCCCTTGAGTTTGAGGATAAACTTCCTTCTTCCCTTTGATAGAACTACCTCTTCAGGGTAGACCTTTTCGACTTTGTAGCCTGCAATTTCTTGACCTTCAGATACTATAAGTGTCTTTCCGGAACTGTCCTTCAGTATTGCTATACTGTGGCCACACTTTGAACATATTACAGTTCCCTTTAGGGTGTAGGTTTCAAAAGAGATTATTGTTTCCTGAGGGATCTCTTCTACCCTCTCCTTCTTCCCTCTTGAAAGGAAGAAACCTTCCCTCTCAAGGTTGTAGCTTAGGTTAAACCTCTGAGGAACGGTTTTATACAGGGATAAGGAGAACTTCTTGCACGGTTTTACTTTTAAAAGGGCAAGTGAGGATATGAAGTAGGAAAGTGAATAGGCGAACAGTACAGTAATAAATAAGTTTAATGCTGTTTCACCCTTTAATCTCATTCAAGAGCTCCTTCACCATGGCTAACTGCCCTTCCCTATCTTCCTTCTCTACTTCCTTATCAAGTATTGCATATTTTACTCTATTTAGAATTTTCTTATAAACCGGTCCCGGTTTTAAGCCGAGCTCCTTTAAGTCCTCTCCTCCGATTAAGGGCTTTACAAACCTGCTTTCCTTCATGAAGTTTAGCACCTTCTCCTTTACTTCATCAGAGGTGGCTCCAAGGAGAATGAGAAGTTCTTCGGGCTTTTTCTCAAGTATCTGGTACACTTGGCTGGGGAGGTTTGCTTTCCTTAGTTTCTGGAGCGTAGGGTGGATTTCCTTTAGAACCGACTTTAAAAGTTTCCTCTCCTTCTCAGGCACTGCAAGTTCCTCTATGTATTTTTCAACTCTCTCGTGGGGTTCTTTAAAGAAGAGAGCTCCAAGGTAAGCTATGTGGTAAAGGGTTTCCTTTTCAGGGAAGTTTAGTTTATGCCAAGTTATTATTTTCCTTACCCTTTCAAAAAGGTCTTTTTTACTCCTGTCCCACCTTAAGTTTGGAAAGAGCTCTTTTAGAACTCCGTACTTTTCCATCTTTAAGAAAACCCTTAGGGGGTTCTCCTCGTTTAGAATCTGTTTTAGCTCGTGGTAGATTCTCTGTCCTTCAACGGTTTTAAATAGCTTCCTCTCAACTGCTATCTTTAAGAGTTTTTCTGTGTGTTTTCCCAAATCAAACCTGTAGCGGGTTGAAAACCTGAGAGCTCTCAGTATCCTTGTAGGATCTTCAACGAAGGAGAGGGCGTGGAGAACTCTTATTTTCCTGTCCTTTATGTCTTTCAGAGCTCCAAAAAAGTCTATTAGTTTTCCAAACTCCTTCTCATTTATCTTTACTGCCAAAGTGTTGATTGTAAAATCCCTTCTGAATAGGTCTTTCTTTAAGGGAGCAGACTCAACTTCAGGAAGAGCTCCGGGGGAGCGGTAAACTTCCGTCCTTGCAGATGCCATATCTATTCTCGTTCCATCTTTAAATACTAAAGTTGCCGTTTTGAACCTGTCAAACGTGTGAACTTTTGCAGAGAGTTCTCTTCCCAATACCTTTGCAAACTCTGTTGCATCTCCCTCAACAACTATATCAATATCAAAATTCTTCCTTCCAATTATCAAGTCCCTTACAAACCCTCCGACTATGTAGGCGTTTATCCCCAACCTATCGGCTATCTGGCCGATTTTCTGTATTAGGTTAAAGAGCTCTTCAGGTAAAGTTTCCTTTAACTTCCCCTTAACGTTCCTGTAGTGGGGTTGACCGCTCCTCTTTCTTTCGTAGTACTTCTGCGTTTCCTCAAGTTCTTCCCTGTAGAGGTTCATGAGGATGTCTGTTCTTGTTATTACCCCGATAACTTCCCTTCCTTCAACAACCGGAACGAAGCTCTGCTGCCTTTTAACTATTATCTCCTCAACTCTACTTATGGGCTCTTGAGGGTTTACGGTAAAAAACTCCCTCTCCATTACCTCCTCTACTGGGTTCTTTTCAAGCCCCATGTAGAGGGCTTTATCAAGGAGGGCTCTCGTTACTATTCCCTCAATTTCCTCTCTTTCGTTAACTACAGGGGCTGCATTTATGCTGTTTTTCATCAGGATTTTCCTTGCCTCTTCAACTGTTGCACCTTTCTTAATTGAAATTACGGGAGACGTCATTATGTCCTGTGCCCTCTTAAGGGGAACTATGACCTCTTCAAGTACTTCCTTAAGCTCTTCAAGGACTTCAAAGGCGGTTTTCCCCTTAATAGACGCTGAGGCTGCTTCCCTGTGACCTCCTCCCCCAAACCTTTCTGCTACGAGGGATACGTCAACTTTTTTCGTCCTGCTCCTTCCTATTAAGAAAGTTGTTGATTGAACTTCAACCACCCCAAAGATTGCCGGTAGTGAGTAGATGTCCATTATCCTGCTGATGAGGGGAGCTATGTCACCTACGTAGGAGTCAAACCTTCCATAAGTTATTCCTAACTGGTTTCCGTGGACTTCCACTACTTTCAAGTTGTCCTTTAAAACCTTTAATAGGTCTATCTCTTTTTCCGTTAGTTCCTTTGGCAAGTACTTCTTTACGAACTCAACGTCGGCTCCTACAGAGAGTAAGAAGGCTGCAGCTAGGAAGTCTATGGGTTTTGTTGATGGATACCTGAAAGAGCCTGTATCTGAGTAGATTCCGGAAAGCATTGCGCTTGCTTCGTAGGGGTTCGGAATTAGCCCTTTTCCTTTAAGGATTAGTGCTATTATTGAAGTTGTCGCTCCTGCCTCTTTGTAGTGGAGCTGGCTGACCTTTCCAAGGAGTTCCTCAGAGTGGTGGTCAAAAATAATTACCTGCGTTTTATCGCTTATCCTTCTCTTTAAGGCTTCCGGTATCCTTTCAAGGTTATCTGTATCAACCACTATCAGCTTTCCTATTTCTCCTTCAAAGTCTTTCTCTTCTGTAAATTCAAGGATTTCAGGGTTTTCCTCAAGGAGTTTAATTACGTCCTCCCCCTTCGTTTCGGGTAGAACTACCTCCCCTTCAGGGTAGATTTTCTTTACACCTATAACTGCTCCTAGGGCGTCAAGGTCCATATTTTTATGGGTCGTTATCACGGTTTTCATCGTATAATCTCCGAGAAAAGGAGTTGGCTAAAAGTGAAGGTAAGAGTAAAGGAGTTTAAAGACAAGGCTTCTTTAAAGGAGTATCTCCTATCTTTGGGCAATACTACTCAAGGGGCCGAGATCCTCTCGTCAAAGGGAAAAGTTTTCTTATTTGAATTAGACGGGGTTGATACGAGGGCTGCCAACATTTTAAAGCAGGACGCAATTTCTGTCGGTGGTGACTGTGCCGTTCCGAGGAAGGCATCTTCCTTTGAAAAGGGCTACTGGAAGGTTTTGCTCGTTGTAAACGGTAGAGAGCTTGATAAGTTAACTGAGAAGTTGGAGAAACAACCCTTCGGTTTGAGGAAGCTCTCTTTAAAGTTAAGGGAAACTTTAAAGAACTACCTAAAGGACTCTTTCATCCTCTCCTATAGGGGAAAGGAGCTTCCCCTCTCTGAGCCCGTTGTTATGGGGATTTTAAACGCTACTCCAGATTCTTTTTCTGATGGCGGGAAATACACTTCCCTTGATTCAGCAGTTAAAAGGGCTGAGGAGATAATCTCTCAAGGCGGTAAGATCGTTGATGTCGGTGGGGAGTCAACCAGGCCGGGGGCTCCTCCAGTTCCCCTTGAGGAGGAGTTAAGGAGGGTTATTCCTGTTATAAGGGAGATAAGGAAGAAATTGGGAGATAACTTCTTTATTTCCATTGATACCTATAAAGCTGAAGTTGCCCGTCAAGCCCTCCTTGAAGGAGCAGATATGGTTAACGACGTAAGCGCCTTAAGGTTTGATCCAAAGATGGCCGAGGTTGTCTCCTCCTTCGGATGTCCGGTTGTAATTATGCACATGAAGGGAACACCAAGAGATATGCAGAAGAATCCCCACTACGAGGACGTAGTTTCTGAGATATGCGATTTCTTTGAGGAGAGAATTTCCTTTGCGCTTGAGAGAGGGGTAAGTAGGGATAAAATTATCCTTGACCCAGGAATAGGCTTTGGAAAAAGGTTAATTGAGGATAACCTCTGCATTTTAAAGAGGTTCTCGGAGTTCAGAGTTTTTGGCCTTCCCCTTCTAATAGGAGCTTCAAGGAAAAGCTTTATAGGAGCAATTACTGGAGTTGAGAATCCTGAAGATAGACTAGCGGGAAGCCTTGGAGCAATAGCTCCTGCTTTTTATAGAGGGGCGAAAATTTTTAGGGTTCACGACGTAAAGGAGACTTACGATTTCCTAAAACTCCTTTACGAAGTTGAGAGGGCTAAGTGCTGAATTTTATTCCTAAGGTAACTTTCTGGGACATCGTTGATATTCTCGTTGTTGCTTTTCTTACCTATAGGGTTTTCATCTACCTATCCCAGACTAGGGCTGTTCAGATCTTAATAGGCCTTATGGTGGTTCTCCTTTTATCTGCAGTTGCTAAGTTGTTCCACCTCTACACCCTTTCTTTCATATTCAATAACCTGTTAACGATCGGCATTTTCGCACTCATCGTTATCTTTCAGCCTGAAATAAGGAGAATTCTTGCAAGGATTGGAGAGAAGCAGTTTGGAATCTTTACATCTGAAGAGGAGGCTGAGAGGGTAATTGAGGAGATAGTTAGGGCCTGTGCGACGATGTCTGAAGATAGGATTGGAGCTCTAATAGTAGTTGAGAGGGAAGTTAACCTTGATAACTACGTTGAATCCGGGACTTTCATTGACGGTAAGGTGAGTAAAGAACTTCTGGTTACGCTCTTTTGGCCGGGAACTCCCCTTCACGATGGAGCTACAATAATTAGGAAGGACAGGATCTATAAGTCTGGTGCCTTCCTGCCCCTCACGTTAAACCCTAACCTTCCCCAAACTGTAGGAACCCGCCACAGGGCAGCAATAGGCATAACTGAAGAGACCGATGCAGTAGCAGTTGTCGTTTCTGAGGAAACAGGAGCTATCTCTATTTCCTACTCTGGAAAGTTAATTAAGAACCTTGATCCGTCTAAACTTAAGAAGGTTCTCAAAGGTCTTCTGGTTAAGAGAGTGGAGAGGAGAAAGTTTAACTTCGACCTTTTGAGGAAATCTGATGAAGAGGTTTAGTGAGTTTTTCCTTAGGAACCTTCACTATAAGGTTCTTTCTTTAATCTTTGCAGTTCTCTTCTGGTTTTTGGCTACTAACAAGGAAGTTACTGAAACTACCGTAAGGCTGGAGATTAAGCCTATTGCTACTGGAAATTACAGGGTTATAGACTATACTCCTAAGAAATTAACCTTCCTCGTTGAAGGCTACCGAAAGGAGCTGGTAAGGTTAAAGGAGCTTAAAGAGGTTTACTTTAAACTTCCTCCTGAGTTGGCCAAGGAGAATGGTTGGGTAAGAGTAAAGTTGAACAAGGATGACTTCAACTTGGGATCTTCTGTAAGGATAAAGAGAGTAAAGCCTTCTGAGATTGAAGTGAAGGTTGAGAAGCTGGTCCTAGTTACTGTTCCGGTCGTGGCTAAGTTGAAGAATTTGCCCAAAGGGGTTCGTTTAGAACTTCACCCCAACTATGCCATTATTTCACTTCCTGAAGAGCTCAAGGAAATACCGATATCTGTAGAGACGGAGGAAGTTGACCTAAAAGGAGTAAAATTGCCTGCTGAGTTTGTAGTTCCCCTCAGCTCAAAGTTCCAAACTGAGCCTAAGAAGGTAAAGGTTGTAGTAAAGAGTGGAGGAGAGAATGAAGGTGAAAAGGAAGCTCTTTGGGACGGACGGAATAAGGGGAATAGCAAATAAGTTTCCCCTTACTCCTGAAATGGTTCAGAAGATCGGTTTCTCCTACGGTTTTTACCTTAAATCAAAGTACCCAGAAAAGAGGCATACAGTCGTTGTAGGTAAGGATACTCGCCTCTCCTCAGATATGATAAAGGCTGCTCTGATAAGCGGTTTAACTTCTGCTGGAGTTGATGTTGTTGATGTTGGAGTAGTTCCGACTCCTGCTATCTCTTTCTTGATTGGGGAAGGCTTCTTTTCCGGCGGAGTGATGGTTTCAGCCTCACACAATCCTTACGAGTATAACGGTTTAAAGTTCTTTAACTGTGAAGGGAAGAAGTTCTCCGAGGCAGAAGAGGGAGGATTAGAGCTTGTAGTCTTTAATAAGTACGAACTCCCTAAAGCGGAGCCTTCGGAAATCGGAATGGTCTTTGACGGTTATAACTTAGTTGAAGCCTACAAGAAGTTCCTTGAAAGTGCGAGCCGTTACTTGGCGGGCCTCAAGGTTGGCCTTGACTGTGCAAACGGCGCAACTTTCCAGATAGCCCCTGAAGTCTTTAGCTCTTTAGGCGCTAAAGTCTTCGTCTTCAACGCCGAACCTGACGGTAAGAACATAAATGACGGCTGCGGAGCTCTCCACCCTGAACTTTTAGCCCAGAAAGTTAAAGAGCTTAACCTTCAGTTGGGCTTTGCCTACGATGGAGATGGAGATAGGTGTGTGGCCGTAGATGAAAAGGGAAACGTCGTTGATGGGGATAAGTTAATAGGCCTTTTGGCGGCCCACTATGGCGACAGATGTAAAGACGTTGTTGCTACCGTTATGAGTAACGTTGGTTTAGAGCTTTTCCTTGAAAAGCTCGGTCTAAGGCTTCACAGGACGGGAGTAGGTGACAGGTTGGTCTCTGAGAAGATGGAGGAGGTGGGAGCTCTCGTAGGCGGCGAGCAGTCAGGCCACATAATACTGAGGGATTACCTACCTACCGGAGACGGAATTTTAACCTCTTTAGTTGTTGCATCCCTCGTTAAGTCCCTCCGTAAACCTTTAAGTGAGATAGTTTCACAGATAGAACTCTACCCTCAAAAGCTCAGAAACGTTAGGGTTAAGGAAAAACCACCAATTGAGAGTTTAGAGAAGCTCCAGAGTGCAATTAAAGAGGCACAAAAGGAGCTAGAAGGAAGGGGGAGGGTTCTAGTCCGTTACTCCGGGACGGAACCTCTACTCAGGATAATGGTTGAGGCCGACAGTGAAGAGTTAATAGATAGGATAATAGAGATGATAGAGAGAGCAGTTAGAGAGGAGGGAATTGCCCTTTAAGGAGGAAAGATGTTAAAGAGACGGCTTCTAATCGCCCTTTTTGTTGTTCTTTTCCCTCTCCTTTCCTTTGCCGGAGAGTTTGGAGCTGAGGTTCTGTACGACAAGTGTTCTGTAAAGTTCTTTCCCAATGGAAGGAGCATTTGGAGGGAAGAGAAGGCAGTTAAGATACTTGATAAGAGAGGGATAAAGGAGTTTGGAGAAGTAGTTATACCCTTTTCAACAGAACACCAGAGACTTAAAATCCTCTACGCCTATACAGTTACTCCCAGCGGTAAGGTCGTTAAGCCTAACAAAAAGGCCTTTAACATCGTTTACCCTCCCTTTGTCTCAGAGGCTCCTATTTACTCAGATTTAAAGTATCAGACGATATCTATGCCTGCAGTCTCTCCAGGTTCCATTGTTAAGTATGCCTATGAGCTTGAGACCTTTAAACCCTACATGAAAAATAACTTCTGGACTACAAATTACTTTCAGGACTTCTTTCCCGTTAAAGAGGCAACTTTTACTGCTTACATTCCTAAAGGCCACTACTACAAGTACAAGGCCTACCATATGGAGGGAGATGAAGGAAAGCCGAAAGTAGAGGAAGGAAAGAATTACACAGTTTTAAAGTGGGAGCTTCACAACGTCCCTCCAATCCACAAAGAGAGGAATATGCCCCCTTACGGCGAGATTGCGAAGAAGGTATCTATAACCTCTATTAAGAGCTGGGATGATGTTGCAAAGTGGTACTCAGACCTTGCCCGTGAGTCCCTTAAGCCAGATAAATTGGTGAGAGAAACTGCCCTTGAGTTAACGAAAGACAAGAAGACTTTAGAGGAGAAGATTAGGGCAATCTACAACTTTGTTTCCCAGAATATACGCTACGTTGGAATGGAGTTTGGAATAAACGGTTATAAACCCCACAGGGCGGGAGAAGTTTTAAGGAACCGCTACGGAGACTGTAAGGACCACGCTACTCTCTTAGTGTCAATGCTTAAAGTGATAGGAGTTAAGGGATATCCCGTTCTGATTCCTACTCTCTCAAAGGCCAACACGGACCCTGAAATGCCGATGCCTACGGCCTTTAACCACGAAATTGCTGCTATAAAGTGGAAGGGTAAACTCCTCTTCCTTGATACGACTTCCGACTACGTTCCTTTTGGCTACCTTCCCCCTTCTGATCAGGGAAGGACAACTCTTTTAGTTGACGTAGATTCTTCCAAAGGGTTTTTAGAGGAAACTCCTGTTTACCCTCCCTCTGCAAACGTTGAGGGCTTTTCAGGTAGATTTAAACTTTTGCCCTTTGGAGCTCTAAGGGGGAACTTTAAGTTTACTTACACCGGAATTTACTCAGTGATAGAGAGGGCAAGACTTTCTGAAATGACTCCTCTCCAGATAAGAAGGCACGTTGATGAGCTTGCATCAAAGGTTTCTCCCGGATTTAACGTTGATAAGTTCAAAATCTCAAACTACAGGGACTTGAACGTTCCGGACGTTTTTATAGAGATTGAGGGGAAAGATAGCTCTTACGGGACTATAACATCCCACACTCTCCTTGCCAAGTTCCCGTCTCCCGACTTTAGCCGCATAGTTTCCCTCGTTGCTGCAAAGGAGAGGAAGTACCCCTTCGTAGTCGGGTATAAGATGGAGAAAGAAGTTGTGTCTTCGGTAAAGCTCCCATCAGGTTATAAACTCCTCTTTAAACCGGAAGACCTCACTTTCAAAAACAGAGTGGGTTTCCTGAAGTTAAACTGGACTCAAAAGGGAGATACCCTTACCCTTAGGGCTAAGATGGTTTTGAATAAGAGAATTGTTCCTCCAGATGAGTACAGGGATTTGAGGGAGTTCTTTAACTATACCGTTAAGAGTTTGAGAAATCAGGTAATTGTTTTAAAGAAGGTTGAAAATTGAAAAAGAAATTTGTGGAGGAGTAGTTGCTCGTTTTAGGTATAGATACTTCCTGTGACGACACTTCTGTTTCAGTTTACGACGCTAAGGAGAATAGGGTTCTATCAAACATAGTCTCTTCCCAGTACTCCTTTCATAGGGAGTTCGGAGGAGTTGTCCCTGAAATTGCTGCAAGGAAACACGCTGAGAATATAGACTTGGTCTTTGAAGAGGCTTTGGAGGTTGCTGGAGTAGGAGTTAAGGATTTAAATCTAATATCAGTTACAAACCGTCCAGGCCTTCTACCTGCCCTCCTTGTA includes:
- the glmM gene encoding phosphoglucosamine mutase, with product MKVKRKLFGTDGIRGIANKFPLTPEMVQKIGFSYGFYLKSKYPEKRHTVVVGKDTRLSSDMIKAALISGLTSAGVDVVDVGVVPTPAISFLIGEGFFSGGVMVSASHNPYEYNGLKFFNCEGKKFSEAEEGGLELVVFNKYELPKAEPSEIGMVFDGYNLVEAYKKFLESASRYLAGLKVGLDCANGATFQIAPEVFSSLGAKVFVFNAEPDGKNINDGCGALHPELLAQKVKELNLQLGFAYDGDGDRCVAVDEKGNVVDGDKLIGLLAAHYGDRCKDVVATVMSNVGLELFLEKLGLRLHRTGVGDRLVSEKMEEVGALVGGEQSGHIILRDYLPTGDGILTSLVVASLVKSLRKPLSEIVSQIELYPQKLRNVRVKEKPPIESLEKLQSAIKEAQKELEGRGRVLVRYSGTEPLLRIMVEADSEELIDRIIEMIERAVREEGIAL
- a CDS encoding DUF3857 domain-containing protein, coding for MLKRRLLIALFVVLFPLLSFAGEFGAEVLYDKCSVKFFPNGRSIWREEKAVKILDKRGIKEFGEVVIPFSTEHQRLKILYAYTVTPSGKVVKPNKKAFNIVYPPFVSEAPIYSDLKYQTISMPAVSPGSIVKYAYELETFKPYMKNNFWTTNYFQDFFPVKEATFTAYIPKGHYYKYKAYHMEGDEGKPKVEEGKNYTVLKWELHNVPPIHKERNMPPYGEIAKKVSITSIKSWDDVAKWYSDLARESLKPDKLVRETALELTKDKKTLEEKIRAIYNFVSQNIRYVGMEFGINGYKPHRAGEVLRNRYGDCKDHATLLVSMLKVIGVKGYPVLIPTLSKANTDPEMPMPTAFNHEIAAIKWKGKLLFLDTTSDYVPFGYLPPSDQGRTTLLVDVDSSKGFLEETPVYPPSANVEGFSGRFKLLPFGALRGNFKFTYTGIYSVIERARLSEMTPLQIRRHVDELASKVSPGFNVDKFKISNYRDLNVPDVFIEIEGKDSSYGTITSHTLLAKFPSPDFSRIVSLVAAKERKYPFVVGYKMEKEVVSSVKLPSGYKLLFKPEDLTFKNRVGFLKLNWTQKGDTLTLRAKMVLNKRIVPPDEYRDLREFFNYTVKSLRNQVIVLKKVEN
- the cdaA gene encoding diadenylate cyclase CdaA → MLNFIPKVTFWDIVDILVVAFLTYRVFIYLSQTRAVQILIGLMVVLLLSAVAKLFHLYTLSFIFNNLLTIGIFALIVIFQPEIRRILARIGEKQFGIFTSEEEAERVIEEIVRACATMSEDRIGALIVVEREVNLDNYVESGTFIDGKVSKELLVTLFWPGTPLHDGATIIRKDRIYKSGAFLPLTLNPNLPQTVGTRHRAAIGITEETDAVAVVVSEETGAISISYSGKLIKNLDPSKLKKVLKGLLVKRVERRKFNFDLLRKSDEEV
- a CDS encoding CBS domain-containing protein, producing the protein MKTVITTHKNMDLDALGAVIGVKKIYPEGEVVLPETKGEDVIKLLEENPEILEFTEEKDFEGEIGKLIVVDTDNLERIPEALKRRISDKTQVIIFDHHSEELLGKVSQLHYKEAGATTSIIALILKGKGLIPNPYEASAMLSGIYSDTGSFRYPSTKPIDFLAAAFLLSVGADVEFVKKYLPKELTEKEIDLLKVLKDNLKVVEVHGNQLGITYGRFDSYVGDIAPLISRIMDIYSLPAIFGVVEVQSTTFLIGRSRTKKVDVSLVAERFGGGGHREAASASIKGKTAFEVLEELKEVLEEVIVPLKRAQDIMTSPVISIKKGATVEEARKILMKNSINAAPVVNEREEIEGIVTRALLDKALYMGLEKNPVEEVMEREFFTVNPQEPISRVEEIIVKRQQSFVPVVEGREVIGVITRTDILMNLYREELEETQKYYERKRSGQPHYRNVKGKLKETLPEELFNLIQKIGQIADRLGINAYIVGGFVRDLIIGRKNFDIDIVVEGDATEFAKVLGRELSAKVHTFDRFKTATLVFKDGTRIDMASARTEVYRSPGALPEVESAPLKKDLFRRDFTINTLAVKINEKEFGKLIDFFGALKDIKDRKIRVLHALSFVEDPTRILRALRFSTRYRFDLGKHTEKLLKIAVERKLFKTVEGQRIYHELKQILNEENPLRVFLKMEKYGVLKELFPNLRWDRSKKDLFERVRKIITWHKLNFPEKETLYHIAYLGALFFKEPHERVEKYIEELAVPEKERKLLKSVLKEIHPTLQKLRKANLPSQVYQILEKKPEELLILLGATSDEVKEKVLNFMKESRFVKPLIGGEDLKELGLKPGPVYKKILNRVKYAILDKEVEKEDREGQLAMVKELLNEIKG
- the folP gene encoding dihydropteroate synthase produces the protein MKVRVKEFKDKASLKEYLLSLGNTTQGAEILSSKGKVFLFELDGVDTRAANILKQDAISVGGDCAVPRKASSFEKGYWKVLLVVNGRELDKLTEKLEKQPFGLRKLSLKLRETLKNYLKDSFILSYRGKELPLSEPVVMGILNATPDSFSDGGKYTSLDSAVKRAEEIISQGGKIVDVGGESTRPGAPPVPLEEELRRVIPVIREIRKKLGDNFFISIDTYKAEVARQALLEGADMVNDVSALRFDPKMAEVVSSFGCPVVIMHMKGTPRDMQKNPHYEDVVSEICDFFEERISFALERGVSRDKIILDPGIGFGKRLIEDNLCILKRFSEFRVFGLPLLIGASRKSFIGAITGVENPEDRLAGSLGAIAPAFYRGAKIFRVHDVKETYDFLKLLYEVERAKC
- a CDS encoding PDZ domain-containing protein: MRLKGETALNLFITVLFAYSLSYFISSLALLKVKPCKKFSLSLYKTVPQRFNLSYNLEREGFFLSRGKKERVEEIPQETIISFETYTLKGTVICSKCGHSIAILKDSSGKTLIVSEGQEIAGYKVEKVYPEEVVLSKGRRKFILKLKGKETLERKRAYENGKTFFIRRKEIINQISTGDFLKYINIVPVKNPEGLKVNYVNPKSFIYKLGIRPGDIILSINEIRIRTPEDSFAAFEKLKNADSITITVLRRGRKVKLNYEIE